Within Primulina tabacum isolate GXHZ01 chromosome 5, ASM2559414v2, whole genome shotgun sequence, the genomic segment AGAAATTAatacatttaataaatataataataagattTTATGCCCATATCTTTTTAAAAAGGATTATTGGTTTTTCAATCACACACGTtataacatatataatatattaaatattacttgtacattattttcaaagttttatatGAAACCATGGGCTATTAAGCCTAACAACCTCTCCGTCAACCATAAATTGAAGCCCCGTAGGGAACCTTTTTCAAGACTCTCAATTCTCTCTTCTTTTCCAATCCAAGCAGAGAGACTTTTATAGCCATGTTGGGGAGGAAATCGAATCCGGTTATCGGAATCCTAGCCGGATCTTTTGTTTCCGGCAGTAAATCCGGGCTTGTGGATGTTGCAACTAGCTCGACAAGCCTCCAAGAGCACAAGAACACATCACCACGAGGTCCAAAGAATTTTCATCTAGGTGGGGTTGGATTAGGCATCGTGGCGGCACTCGGCAATGCTCATGACGAAACTCCGTCAAACAAAGCGTTGTGTGGCCGGAATTCAAGGCGATCGAATCCGATTCCGGTCACTTCACCCAAGAACTCATCAAGAATAGGGAGAGAATTTGATGAGATGGAGATAGAGAATCATTCAGAAGAATACACAATAGTAACATTTCATGGCCCAAACGAGTCCCACACTAAGGTGTA encodes:
- the LOC142546028 gene encoding FCS-Like Zinc finger 13-like; this encodes MLGRKSNPVIGILAGSFVSGSKSGLVDVATSSTSLQEHKNTSPRGPKNFHLGGVGLGIVAALGNAHDETPSNKALCGRNSRRSNPIPVTSPKNSSRIGREFDEMEIENHSEEYTIVTFHGPNESHTKVYGIDHGQGGDYRTPFRIQRSNKCERASVFHISPARFGAIAGIPAEDFLSSCDMCKKQLHGEDVYMYRGEKAFCSAECRYQQIAIDERQEKCGSEASRPSSCLSDEKILTPGILAI